The stretch of DNA CGGCGGCACCCCGCCGGGAAGACCGCGCCGGGTACTGGTGACCGGGGTCATCGCCGTGCTGACCGCCACGGCCACCGTGTACGGCGGACCCGTCCTGCTCGCCGGATGGGACGCGGAGCCGGGCGACCCCCGCACGGTCGTGAGCCCGCCGATGGACCCCCAGGCGGCGCTCAACCCGCTCGTCTACCTGTCCGGCTGGGCCGCCGACCCCGACGAGCCGCTGCTCACCGTCGCCGCCGACGAACCCGTCAGCCTGCGCTGGGTCACCCTCTCCGACTTCACCGGCACCACCTGGCTGCCCGAGGGCGGCTACCGGGCGGCGGGTCAGGAGCTTCCCGAGCCCGTGCCGCCCCTGCCCCACGCCACCGGGGTCAGCGCCGAGATCACCGTCGGGGAGGACCTGCCCGGCAGCTGGGCCCCGGTCGTCGGCGCCCCCCGGCGGATCGGCCTTCCCTCCCCGGGCTACAGCGCGCTCTCGGGAACCGTGGTGAACATGGACGGCGCCGTCGCGGGCGCCCGGTACCAGGTCACCGGCGACGTCGCCGACTGGCGTCCGGGCGAGCTGGCCGGGGCCTCCACGCCCGCGGACGAGATCTTCGACCGCTACCGCGAACTGCCCGCCGGGGCGCCGTCCGTGCTCAACGACGTCGTCGCCGCGGTCGCCAGCGAGGGTTCCCCGTACCAGCGCGCCAGCGCCCTGGCGGAGTATCTGAGGCGGTCGCACCGGTTCGACCCCGAGACCCCCGGCGGCCACGGCTACGCCAACGTCGCCGCGGTCCTCGCCCCGCCCGGGGCGGAGGGGGGCGCGGGCACCTCCGAGCAGTTCGCGAGCGCCTTCGCCATGCTGGCCCGCGCGGCCGGACTGCCCAGCCGCGTGGCCGTCGGCTTCGGGGCGGGCACGGAGGACGCCGGCGGTACCCGCACCGTCCGCACGGGCGACGCCGTGGCCTGGGGCGAGGTCTACTTCGACGGCGTCGGATGGGTGCCGTTCGCCGTCACCCCCGGGGAGGAGGGCGGGGACGACGCGAGCGGGTCCGCGCGGAGCGAGCGGACCCCGGAGGGAGCCGATTCCGCGCAGGACCAGGTCCTGCCCGAGGACGACGCCCACGACGTCGCCGCGCCCCGGCGCGAGCCGGAGCGGTTTCCGGTGTGGGGGGTGCCCGCTATCGCGGGCGGTCTGCTCGCCGCCGTGCTCGCCGTCCCCGCGCTGCGCCTGGCCCGCAGCGGGCGGCGGCTGCGCGCGGGCACGCCCGAGCGCCGCGTCCTGGGCGCGTGGCACGAGCTGCGCGACGGCCTGCGCCTGTGCGCGTCGGAGCCGCCGCCGGGGCACACGGTCAGCGACACCGTCGCGCTCGCCCGGAGCCTGCTGCCCGAGACCGCCCAGGCCTGGGCCCACGTGGACCTGGGCAGGCTGGGCCGCACGGTCAACGGGATCGGGTTCGCCGCGGGGCCGGGCGTCACCGGGGAGCAGGCGGCCTCCATCGCCGAGGGCGTGCGCCGCCAGCTGCGCGCGCTGCGTCTCAGCAGGTCCCGTACCAGGAGGCTCACCTGGTGGTTCGACCCCCGTCCGCTGCTGTGGCGGGAGCGGTGATCCGCCGGGGCGCGGCAGTGAGAGGAGAGGACACCGGTGAGTGAGATGGGAAACGGCAGCCTGGTCGCGGGCTTCCACTCCCTGGAGGTTCTGCACCGCGGGGCGGACTCGACCGTCTACCGGGCGCTGCGGGACGCGGACGGCGGTCCCGCCGTGGTGAAGGTGATGCGCGGCGCGGACGGCGAGGCCGAGGTCGAACGGCTGTGTGAGATCGCCGGGTTCCCGGGCGTGGTGCCGGTGCTCGGCCACGGGCGCACCTCCTCGGGGCGGCCCTTCGTCGCCATGGACCACTGTGCCGGCGGGGACTACGCGGCCCGCCTGCGCCTGCACCGTCCGCTGCCGGTGGAGGAGGTGGTGGGGGCGGGCCTGGCCGTGGCCGGGGCGCTGGAGGCGGTCCACGGCCGGGGCCTGCTGCACCACGGGGTGGAACCGGCGAACCTGCTGCTGTCGGGGGAGGAGGTCGTGCTCGCCGACGCGGGCGCGGTCCTGCCCACGGGTGCCGTCCCGCCTGCTGTCGGGCTGGACCCGGGTGCCCTGGCGTACGCACCCCCGGAGGCGCTGCGGGGCGAGCGGCCCTCGGAGGCCTCCGACGTCTACCGGCTGGCCGCGACGCTGTGGACGCTGCTGTCCGGACACCCGCCGTTCAGCGACGGGCAGCGGGGGATCGCCGATCCCTTCGACCACCGGGAGCGAGTGCTCGGTGCTCGGCCTCCGGGGTCGCCGCGCGCCGACCTGCCCGCGGCGCTGCGGGCCGCCCTCGACCGGGCGCTGGCCAAGGACCCGTCCGAGCGCTTCCCGAGCGCGGCCGAGTTCGCCGAGGCGCTGGCCGCTCCGGCGGCGGGCGTCCCCGGCGCGGCGGAGGAGGACGTCCGCACGGAGTCCGGCGCGCTTCCCCCGGAGGAGGGGACCGCACCGCCGCCCGGACACGCGGCGGCCGGTGAGGAGTCCTCCGGCCCCGCCGACCCGTGGTGGGGGAGCGGTCCGGGGACGGAGGAACCCCCGGCGGACGGCGGTGCCGCGGACGAGTGGTGGGGACAGGCCCCGACGTGGGGAGAGGACTCGGCGGACGACGGCTCCTCGGACGAGTGGTGGGGGCAGGCCCCGGAGCCGGGGGAGCCCCCGGTGGGCCAAGGCGTCGTTGACGGGTGGTCGGAGCGGGACCCGGTTCCGGACGAGGACCGGGCGGACGGCGCCGCTGACACGTGGCGGCGACAGGACCCGGAGCCGCTGGATGACGACACCGCGGACGCGTGGTGGGAGGAGGACCCGGCTGGCCGGGGTGCCGAGCCCGAGGCTGACAGGGCGACACCCGTGCGCTGGGACGCCGGGGAACCGGAGCGCCCGGAGGAGGCGCCGGCGGCCGCACCGCTGGCGGACGGCCCGCGCGAACCGGGGCTCGCACAGTGGATCCAGGCGGCGGGCGACGAACCGGAATCCCCCGGGGGCGAGCGGCCCGGAACCTCGGACCCGCACGCCGGAACGTCCGACGGCCCGCCCGTGGCGGAACGGCCCGAGGACCCCTGGGCCGGGCTGGACGCCTGGTCCGGTCCTCCACCGCGCCAGGTGGCCGCCCCCTCGGCTCCCCCCGTTCCCGCCGCCGAGCCCCCCGCCTTCGGCGGGCCTTCCGCCCTCGCCGGACCCCCCGTCTCCGCGCCCCGTCCCCCGACGGCCGACCCCTATGCCTTCCCGACTCCACAGCGGTCCGCAGCGCCCGGACAGACCTGGGCGCGGCCCGCGCGGTCCGGCCGGAGACGCCCCCTCGTCATCGCCGCCGTGGCGGCCTCGGCCCTGGCCCTCGCCACCGTGCTGGTCGGCGCGGTGGTCGTCCTGCTTCCGCTGGGAGGCGGAGGCCGGGAACAGGACGGTTCCGCGGGCGCGGAGGAGACCCAGGCCGGTCCGGAGTCGGCCCGGGGCCAGGAGGACGAACCGCCCGCGCCGCCCGCCGCGGTCAACGAGGAGGCCGCGCCCACCGACGTCCGACTGGAGGACTCCGGCGACACGGTGCTGCTGACCTGGACGGACAACAGCGGCGGCGCGGTCGCCCACCACGTCGTCGGCGGCCCCGTCGGTACCGTCTACGCCCCCCTCGCCGACGTGGGGCCCGGCGGGACCCGGGCCGAGGTGAGCGGGCTCGACGCCGACGAGGAGTACTGCTTCACCGTCATCGCGGTGGTCACCGTGGACGAGGTCGCCTACTCCGAGGAGGCGTGCACAGACCGAAGCGGCGGGTGAACCGCTCCGGGGACGCGGCGGCGGCCAGCCGACACGTCCCCGGAGGTGGTTCAGGAACCGCAGTTGGTGCCGGTCAGGGTGGCCGACTGGTCGCCCACGGCCCCCGTGGTGTCCACGCAGATCCCCGGCGCGTGGACGTAGACGGGACCGGCGTACTGGTCGAAGGTTCCCGAGTCCCAGCTTCCCCCGCCGCTGCCGGACTGCCGGAGACCGACGTCCATGTACATGGTCCCGGCCGTGCCGACGGTCACGGCGCAGTTGTACCCGGTGGTGCCCTCGTAGTACAGGTAGACGGTCCCCAGACCGTTCGGGATCGCCGCCTGGTTGACGGTTTCGCTGTAGACCCCGTTGCCCTCGGGATGGCTGGCGTTGCACACCTGGGCGGGGTCCGCCCCCTGCGCGGTGGTGGCCGAGGACAGGACGAGGATCGACGCCACCGTGGCCAGTGCCGCCGTCGCCGTCCCGCATCTGCGCTTCCAGCTCTTCCTCGGCACGGGCGCCTCCTCCGTGTGCTCTCCGGTTCCCGGCATGGACGTCGGCGTCATCTGAACTCCCGTGAGCAGCTCGCGGTACTGGTCGTGCCGCTGTCGGCGGTGGCGCTCTCGGACGCCGCCAGCACGGTGAAGGAGTAGCAGCGCCCCGAGCCGCGCGGCTGGTAGGTGTAGGAGAGCTGTCCGCCCCCGGCCGCGGTGCCGGGCGTGCTCACCTCGCTCAGCGACCTGGAGCCGTCGCCGTGCGGCGTGATGGTGTACTGGGTCGCCCCCTCCACCTGTGACCAGGTGACCGTCACCGTGTCTCCGGAAGCGCTGAAGGAGACGCCGGCGGGCGCTCCGATCTCCTGGGTGGGCATGGTGAACGGGGCGCTCGTGGCGGACTCGCCGCTGACGCCCCCCGCGCCGCGCGCCGTCACGGTGAAGGTGTAGGTGCCGCCCGGCGCCAGCCCGGCGACCTCCACCGACGTGCCCGTGGACGTGCGGTCGCTCACCGGGTCGGAGTCGGAGGAGGCGGAGACGAGGTAGTCCGCGGCCCCCTCGGCGGCCTCCCAGGACACGGTCACGCTGTCGCTTCCCGCCGCGGCGACGGCGACGCCGCTCGGCGCGCCGGGGGCCCGGGGGCTGGGAGTGACCTCCTCGGTCTGCGCCGCGGGACCGGTGCCGAAGGCGTTGGATGCCCGCACCCGGAAGCGGTAGGAGGTGCCGTTCTCCAGTCCGGTGATCGTGGCCTCCAGCTCCGAGCCGTCGACGGTCGTGCTGCCGCCCTGCCACGTGATGTCGTAGGTCTCCACGGGGGAGTCCGGGGAGTAGGCCTCCGGCCAGGACAGCGTGACCGATCCGTCCCCGGCGGTGAAGGAGACGGGTGTCGGAGCGCCCGGCGCCGTGCCCTCGTCCTCCTCCTCGCCGTCGTCCCGGGGGCTCTCCACGGCCGGGGCCCTGGGGGCGGCGCCGCCCTCGGTGCCGCCGGACTCCGGGGCGGTGGTGTCACCGGCGTCGGGCGCACCCGCGTCGGGCACGGGGGCGTCACCGGGCTCGGGCGCGGTGGTCCCGTCCGGGGCCGGTTCCCGGGGCGCGGGCTCGTCCTCGTCGGTCTCGCCGGGGCCGGGCGGCGGGGCGGTCTTGTCGATGACGGTGGCCCGGCCCCCGGGGTCGACGACCGCCGCCACCCCGGTGTCGGGTGAGTTGATGTACAGGCTGCCCTCGCGCGCCTCCAGCTCCAGCGGCCCCTCGGCACCGGGCAGGGTGATGGGGTTGAGCTCGTCCCCGGAGGGGCCGAAGACGCGCACCGCGCCCTCCTCGGGGAAGGGCACGTAGAAGCGGCCCTCGTAGGGGACGGCGGTGCCGCCGCCCTCACGGCCGGTGGAGAAGTGGTCCACGCCCGCCGACCCGGTGGGGTCGGACACGGTGACGACGTCGCCGGAGCCGGGCAGCGTCACGGCGGCCAGGTCGCCCCGGGTGCGCGGCGGTACCTCGGCGCCCTCCAGCGGGACGGGAGAGGTGATGGTCCGGGACTCGCCACCGTTGCGGACGGCGACCATGCGGTCGCCGTTCCGGTCGACCGCGAGCACGCCGTCGTCGAGGACCGTGACGGCGATGTCGGCGCCGGGGTCGGCCACCGACGCGGTCTGCGTGATGACGGCCTCCTCGGCCTCGACCCGGATTCCGACGACCGTGCCCTGGGTGGGCACCCCCAGCCAGAGGGTGTCGGAGTCGTCGAAGGCCCCGCCGACCAGCGGGGCCGGGATCCTCAGGGACGGTCCGGTCGGCTGGAGGGTCGCGGGGTCCACCGCCTTGACCTCACCGCTGGCGCGGTCGATGACCACCGCGGCCTCCTCGCCCAGCGCGAGGCCGAAGTCGCCGCCGGTGCCGAGTTCGAGCACACCGGAGAACCCCATCTCCCGCAGGTCCACCGAAGTCACCCGGCCGGTCTCGGGGTCGTGGAGCAGGAGGTAGTCGTCGTTCTGGGTGACCTGGACGGGGCGTCCGGCGGAGCCGGGCAGCGCGGCGACGAGGTCGATCCGCGCGTTGTCGCCGTTGACGCGGAAGCTCTCGCCCGCGGGGCTGTCCCAGAGCCACACGGCGCCGTCGGACATCTCGTCCGCACGGCCCATGGCCCCGGCGCCGAGCGCGGTGCTGAGCAGGCCCGCGGCCAGGAGCGAGATCATCAGGCCCGGGGCGCTGGAGCGGGTGCGGCGCCAGAGCGCCGAGGCCGCGCGCCGCACGGGGGAGGGGCGGGGCTTCGGCGCGGGATCCGTCGGGGGTGCGGTGGGCTGGTCCACCATGCAGGGCTCCCTTGTGCGTGTGGCTCGTGATCCCGTCCACAGGGAGGCGCCCACCGCGACGGGGTTCGGGTCTGGCGGTGAAATCGGCGGCCGGAGGGAGGGCAGGGGCACCAGAGGTGTACCAGGGTCACGACGATTCCGTCAATGTCCTTACGTGCCGCCCGAAGACACCCCAAAAGGTACGGAGACGGGTCTCCGCGGCCCGACGTGTCCGATCGGCGGCACCACGCCGCTCCCGCGGCGGCCCGGGCCCGCGCGTCGCCCGAGGTGGTGGAGTCCTCCGCCTCTGACCAGGGCGGTCGCCGCCTTCGGTCGGCCGACCCGGGAAGGCGTCACCGGGACCGGCTAGGATTCACCCCACATCCCCCCGTCACGCCCACAGCGCACCTTTTCCCCTGCCCTGGAGAAGGGCGCGGGCTCACCGCGCACCTCATCCCCACTCCAGACGAGGCCTGTGAGACGACAGCCGTGAGTACGCACCCCTCAGCCGTCACGCTCCCCGCGACCGCGACCGCCCTGACCTCCACCGACCCCGCGCGGATCGGTCCCTACCGGACCCTCGGGCGCCTGGGCTCCGGCGGTATGGGTGTCGTGTACGCGGCCCTCGACCGGAACGGCGCGCTCGTCGCGGTCAAGCTCATCCACCCCGAGTACTCCGCCGACGACGAGTTCCGGGCGCGGTTCGCGCGCGAGGTGCGGCTGCTGGGCCGGGTGGGCGGAGCCTGCGCGGTGCCGCTGCTGGCCGCCGACACCGAGGCCGAGCGCCCCTGGCTGGCCACCCCGTTGGTGCGCGGGATGACGCTCAGCGCCTACACGCGCGCGCACGGGCCCCTGGGCGGATGGCTGCTGATCGGACTGGCCGCCGGAGTGGCCGAGGCGCTCGCCCAGATCCACGAGATCGGCATCGCCCACCGCGACCTCAAGCCCGCCAACGTCATCCTGTCGCCCGAGGGACCCCGTGTCCTGGACTTCGGCGTGGCCCGCGCGATCGACCAGACCGCGCTGACCCGCACCGGGTCCGTGCTGGGCTCGCCCGGCTGGATCAGCCCCGCCCACTACCGCGGCGAACCCCCCAGCACCGCCGACGACGTCTTCGCCTGGGGTGCGCTGGTCTCCTACGCGGCGACCGGGCGCCCGCCGTTCGGCACCGGCGACCCGGCGGCCGTCGCGCACCGGGTGATCAGCGGCGAACCCGACACCGCGGGTTTCACCGGCCCCCTCGCGGACCTGGCCGCACGCGCGCTCAGCAAGGAGGCGTCCGAGCGGCCGACCGCGCTGGAGCTGGTCGGCGGCGTGATCGCGGCGGGCGACCCGAGGCGCTCCCACACCCCGCCGGACTCCGCCGCGGAGGCGGGCGGCGTCATGGCCACCGTCGTCGACCACCAGTGGCAGGGCGTGCGGACCGCACCCGAGCGCGAGTTCCCGGTGGCCCCCGAGAGGCGGGGCGGAGCCGGGAGGACGCTGACCGTCGTCGGCGCCGCCCTGGGCGCCCTCGTCCTGCTCGCGGGACTGGGCTTCGGCGGCGTCGCCCTGGCCGCCAACTGGGACTCCCTGCCCGTCGCCGCCTGGTTCGGGGACGAGCCGACCGGGACGGCCGAGGCGCGGCAGGCCGCCGGGGAGCAGCAGAACCCGGAACGCGGACACCAGGAGCGGCCGGACGGCGCCTCCTCCGAGGAGCCCTCCGCGAGCCCCTCCGACGAGGCGTCCCAGAGCGCTGAGGACGAGGGGGATTCCGGCGGCGGGTCCACCACCACGACGGCCACGGTGGGCGCCGGGGTGGGCGCGAGCGGAACGCGCCCACCGGGCGAGCACGTCGTGGCCTTCCAGACCCCCGGCGGTTCGGGGCAGTACGCCGTGCTCGACGGCGCCACGGTGGTGTGCGCGTGGAGCTTCTGCCAGAGCCAGGGCGGATCGGTCGGCGACGGCGGCGCCGGTTCGGTCGCCTCCACCCCCTCGGCCCTGACCGGCTACGTCAACCAGGGCAGCCGCGTCATCACCGCCGAGGTCACCTACACCACCGGCGCCGACGGCACCGTCACCATCACCCGCCTGGTGGAGCGGCACAGCACCAGCGGCACGGGCACCCCGCCGTGGTAGGGGCCGGAACCCGAAACGACGGGAGAGACATGCCGAAGACCCTCGTACGCGGGACCGCCGCCGTGGCGGGCCTGGCCCTGACCATGGCGGTGGGCACCCCCGTGCCCGCCACCGCCGCCTCCTACGGGGGCCAGTGCGGGAGCGGATACGGGGTGGTCAACGAGGCCTCCGTCAACGGGGGCACCGTCTTCCTCACCTACAACAACTCCAACGGCCGCAACTGCGTCGTCGTGGTGCGGACCGACCCGGGCAGCGCCGTCAACATGGACGCGGCCCTCAAACGCAGCGACTCCACCTCCTGGGACACCGACCCGGGCGACTGGACGGAGTACGCGGGCCCGGTCTACGCCGACGCCGCCGGCCACTGCGTGGACTGGGGCGGCGTGGTCGGCGACGAATGGGTCCTGCGCAACGGCACCAACTGCGGCTGACACAACAGGAGAGGGCGCTTGTGAACGTGCACCACCCGTGGTGGATGAACCCGGTCAACACCCTGCTCAGACCCTTCGACAACAGCCTGGGGGCGGCCGAGGGCGCCTTCGACGCCATGCTGGCGGAGGCCTCCGCCAGCAGCGGGCTCCCCTGGCCCTCCGACGAACCCTTCCTCTCGGACACGCGCGTGCTCCACGACGCCTGGCAGGCGGTGCCCGGCGTCACCCCGATCGGCCGGATCGGCCTGCGGGGAGAGGTCCGGCGGCGGCTGGAGACGCGCCTGCGCATGCTCCACCTGCTCGACGCCAACCCGGAGGTCGCGGCCCAGCCCGTCGAGCGGCCGGTGTTCATCACCGGACTGCCCAGGACGGGCACGACGTTCGGCCACGGCCTCCTGGCCCAGCACGTCCGGGCCCGCGCCCCGCGGCTGTGGGAGATGCTGAGCCCGGTCCCCGACACGGGCAGGCCCGGGGAGCGCACCGTGGGCAGGCGCGAGCGCCTCGCGCTGGCGCGGAGGCTGGTCCGGGGCATGGACGCCATGGGACCCGGGTTCCAGACCATCCACCCCATGCACCCGCTCGAACCCGAGGAGTGCGTCTTCCTCCTGCCGCAGGGGATGTTCTTCCACGTCCGCGCCGCCTCCCCGGACTACCGCGCCTGGGTCGAGGGGCGCGACGCCACCCCCGACTACGCCTACCTCAAACAGCAGCTCCAGGCGTTGCAGTGGAAGCGGCCCGCGCGCCGCTGGGTGCTCAAGTCGCCCCTGCACCTGCTCAGCCTGGACGCCCTGCTCAACGTCTTCCCCGACGCGGTGGTCGTCATGACCGACCGCGACCCGGCGCGGGCCATGGCGTCGTGGGCCAGCCTGACCGAGACCTCGATGCGCATCCACAACAGCGACGTGGACCCGCACTGGATCGGCCGGGAGTGGCTGGGGATCTGGGCGGCGGGAGCCGAACGGGCCCGCCGCGTGCGCCGCGAGCACGGTCCGGAACGCTTCCTGGACCTGCCCTACGGCGAGCTGACCTCCGACCCGCTCGGGGCGGCCGAACGCGTCTGGAGCGGCCTCGGCGAGGACTTCGACCCCGACACCCGGGCCCGCACGCTCGCCTACACGCGCGCGGACCGGCGCAGGAACCCGGGCGGCCACCGGTACGACCTGGAGTACTACGGCCTCACCGCCGAGGAGGTGCACGCGGCGTTCGGCCCGGACCCGACCGGCGCCGAGGCGGCCCGCGCGGGAGGAGGCGGGACCTGAGGGGACGCGTCCGTGCCACCCGGCCCGGGCCGGGCTCGCGTCCGCGCCGTCGCGGACGCGGCGACCTTCCGGACGGCCGCCGCGACCGCGTGGCGTCAGCGCGCCGTGCGGTGCAGCGGCCGCCACGACCACCAGGCGGCCGTCCACGCGGCCAGGCCCAGCCCGGTGCCGGTGACGGCCCCGACGAGCAGGCACCGCACGAGGTCGTAGCCGCTCACCTGCGCGCGGTCGGGCAGACCGCCCGCCACGGCGCCCGCCACCGCGCACACGGCGAGGGCGGACAGGGCCAGGACGCGCACGCGGTCGCCGGGGACGGACCCGGGGCGCCCATCCGCCTCACGGCCGGCGCGCCCGGCGTCCGCGCGGCGGGCGCGCTCGCGGTGGACCCACCAGGCCAGGACGGCCAGGCCGCCCGCCGAACTCGCGGTACATCAGCACGTTGTAGAGCAGGTGCGGGCCCGCCACCGGAGCGCTCAGCGGCGGCCAGGCCCGCACCAGGGCCCCGCCCGTCTGGGTGAAGGAGTCCCAGGCCATGTGCGTGACCGAGCCCGCCGCCAGCGCCGCGGCGGTCAGCGCGGCCGCCCGCGCCGCCTCCCGCGCCGACCGGGGAGCCCGGACGCGCGGGAACCGCGTACGTGCTCCGGCCAGCGCGTGCAGCGGTGGACGGAGCACGTACGCGTACACCACCAGCACGGCGCCGCCGAGCAGCACGTCCAGCCACAGCCCCGCGGGGCCGTGCGTGGTCGCCGCGGCCACGGGCAGCGGCAGGTAGTACGGCAGGTCCGGCGCCACCGACCCGACGACCAGGGCCGCCGGCGGCAGCCCGGTACGCGCCAGGGGAAGGACCGCCGCGACATGGCTGGGGGTGAAGGGCACGTCGTCCTTCCTCGGCCGGGGACCGCGCGGCCCCGGCGGGCCTCGCTACTGCGCGTCCAGGTACTGGTAGGTGGCCAGGGTCCCCCCGATGAGCACGTAGACCTCGTAGGGGGAGACCGTGTCCTCCGGGGAGTCCGACCCCGCGAGCCCTCCGTCCCGGGCGTAGCAGAGGTAGGGGGCCCGTTCCGCGCCCGGCTCGACGGCCACGACGTCGTCCATGTCGCAGTACACCGCCTCGACGCCGTGGTCGAAGCGGATGGTGTCCTCGACGACCTCGCGCACGGTGGGCAGCTCCGGGTACTCGAACCGGAAGGCGGCGCCGCCGTCCCCGGCCAGGACCGGGAACTGCATGTCCAGGCCGCCGTAGGTGAGGGTGCAGCTCAGACCCGGTTCGACGGGTTCGGTCATCTGCTCGGGACACGCGGCGGCGGCGCTCGGATCGACGAGGGAGGCCTTGCGGGTCACCTCCGTCAGCAGGGCCCAGGCCGCCCGCTCGGACACCGACGCGGAGTCCTCGGGCTCGGGGGGCAGGGCGGACTCGTCCACCTGGGGTCTGGAGACGGGAACGGGTGCTTCGACGAGGAGCCCGGCGAGCTCCTCCTGGGACAGCGCCTCCGGCGGAGTGCCCTCCGCGGCGGTCGTCTCCTCGGCGGCCTCTTCCGAGGGCGCCGAGGCCTCCGCGGGGTCCTCCCCGCCGCCACAGGCGGACAGGGCGAACACGAGCGAGAGGGAGACCGCCGGGGTAAGGGCGAAGCGGCCGTGAGGGGGGAAGAAGGGCATCTCTGTCCTTTTCGTCCTTGGTGGGGGTGGGGGGAGGGGGATGCCAGTGGACCGTGAAACGCATGGGGTGGCCCGCCATTCCGACTCCCGTCACCCTCCGTCGGTTCACCGAATACCAGGAGTGTGTTCCACTTCACTGAAAGAACGCGTGCGGTGACACTTCGGTGAAACGCGGGACCCGAGAGGAGCCGAAGACCCCCTGAGGAGTCCGCCCCCGCCGTGAGCAGGCGCGGAAGCGCGCGTACCCCCTCGCGGCCGTGCGCGTGCGCCGCACTCCCCGGGGGCGGAGGCGTGGCGGCGCGGGAGGAGGGATCCGGCGCTTCCTCCGGCGGGCCGGGTCCGGCGCCGGGGTGTGCCGCGCCCCACACCCCGGGGCGGCGCGACCGAACGAGATTCTCTACCATCCACTATATGGACGTCCCTGAGAGCGGGGCCGCCGGATCCGGCGCCCCCAACCCGGCCGACGGGTTCCCCGCCGCCACACACGAGCGGTGGCGCGAACTCGTGGCGGGGGTACTGCGCAAGAGCGGTGTCCCCGAGGACCGGCTCGCCGACACACCCGAGTCGGCACTGGCCACGCACACCTACGACGGGTTCGACATCGAACCCCTCTACACCGGCGACCCCCCGGCCGCCGACCCCGGCTTCCCGGGGCTGCCCCCCTTCACCCGGGGCCACCGGCCCGGCGGGTCGGTCCCCGAGGGCTGGGACATCCGCGCCCGCCACACCGACGCCGACCCGGACGTCCTGCGGCGGCGCCTGCACGCCGACCTCATGAACGGCGTCAGCTCGCTGTGGATCGCCGTCGGCGGCACCGGCCTGCCCGTCTCCGCGCTCGGCCGGGCCCTCGGCGACGTCCACCTCGACCTCGCGCCCGTGGTCCTGGACGCCGGGGCCGACCACGCCGACGCCGCCACCGCGCTGCTCGACGCCCACGCCGACGCGGGCGTCCCCGACGGCCGGATCATCTCCCACCTGGGCATCGACCCCCTCGGCACCGCGGCCCTGGCCGGCGAGCGCCCCGACGTCATGGACCCCGCCCGCCTGGCCGCGGAGCTGGCCCGCGGGCGCCCCGGCCTGGGGCTGTTCGTGGCCGACGGCCGCCTCGTGCACAACGCGGGCGGCTCCGACGCCCAGGAACTCGGCTTCGCCGTCGCCGCGGGGACCGCCTACCTGCGCGCCCTGCACGCCGCCGGGATGGACCTGCCCGACGCCGCGCGGCGCATCGAGTTCCGCCTGGCCGCGAACGCCGACCAGTTCGGCGTCATCGCCAAGCTGCGCGCCGTCCGCGCCATGTGGGACCAGGTCCTCGACGCCAGCGGGGTGCCCGCCGACCAGCGCGCCATGCGCCTGCACGCCGCCACCTCCGAGGCGATGATGACCCGGCGCGACCCCCACGTGAACATGCTGCGCACGACCGTGGCCTGCTTCGCCGCCGGGGTCGGGGGAGCCGACGCGGTC from Nocardiopsis dassonvillei subsp. dassonvillei DSM 43111 encodes:
- a CDS encoding serine/threonine-protein kinase; the protein is MSTHPSAVTLPATATALTSTDPARIGPYRTLGRLGSGGMGVVYAALDRNGALVAVKLIHPEYSADDEFRARFAREVRLLGRVGGACAVPLLAADTEAERPWLATPLVRGMTLSAYTRAHGPLGGWLLIGLAAGVAEALAQIHEIGIAHRDLKPANVILSPEGPRVLDFGVARAIDQTALTRTGSVLGSPGWISPAHYRGEPPSTADDVFAWGALVSYAATGRPPFGTGDPAAVAHRVISGEPDTAGFTGPLADLAARALSKEASERPTALELVGGVIAAGDPRRSHTPPDSAAEAGGVMATVVDHQWQGVRTAPEREFPVAPERRGGAGRTLTVVGAALGALVLLAGLGFGGVALAANWDSLPVAAWFGDEPTGTAEARQAAGEQQNPERGHQERPDGASSEEPSASPSDEASQSAEDEGDSGGGSTTTTATVGAGVGASGTRPPGEHVVAFQTPGGSGQYAVLDGATVVCAWSFCQSQGGSVGDGGAGSVASTPSALTGYVNQGSRVITAEVTYTTGADGTVTITRLVERHSTSGTGTPPW
- a CDS encoding sulfotransferase family protein; this translates as MNVHHPWWMNPVNTLLRPFDNSLGAAEGAFDAMLAEASASSGLPWPSDEPFLSDTRVLHDAWQAVPGVTPIGRIGLRGEVRRRLETRLRMLHLLDANPEVAAQPVERPVFITGLPRTGTTFGHGLLAQHVRARAPRLWEMLSPVPDTGRPGERTVGRRERLALARRLVRGMDAMGPGFQTIHPMHPLEPEECVFLLPQGMFFHVRAASPDYRAWVEGRDATPDYAYLKQQLQALQWKRPARRWVLKSPLHLLSLDALLNVFPDAVVVMTDRDPARAMASWASLTETSMRIHNSDVDPHWIGREWLGIWAAGAERARRVRREHGPERFLDLPYGELTSDPLGAAERVWSGLGEDFDPDTRARTLAYTRADRRRNPGGHRYDLEYYGLTAEEVHAAFGPDPTGAEAARAGGGGT
- a CDS encoding DUF4184 family protein produces the protein MPFTPSHVAAVLPLARTGLPPAALVVGSVAPDLPYYLPLPVAAATTHGPAGLWLDVLLGGAVLVVYAYVLRPPLHALAGARTRFPRVRAPRSAREAARAAALTAAALAAGSVTHMAWDSFTQTGGALVRAWPPLSAPVAGPHLLYNVLMYREFGGRPGRPGLVGPPRARPPRGRRARRP
- a CDS encoding methylmalonyl-CoA mutase family protein, whose amino-acid sequence is MDVPESGAAGSGAPNPADGFPAATHERWRELVAGVLRKSGVPEDRLADTPESALATHTYDGFDIEPLYTGDPPAADPGFPGLPPFTRGHRPGGSVPEGWDIRARHTDADPDVLRRRLHADLMNGVSSLWIAVGGTGLPVSALGRALGDVHLDLAPVVLDAGADHADAATALLDAHADAGVPDGRIISHLGIDPLGTAALAGERPDVMDPARLAAELARGRPGLGLFVADGRLVHNAGGSDAQELGFAVAAGTAYLRALHAAGMDLPDAARRIEFRLAANADQFGVIAKLRAVRAMWDQVLDASGVPADQRAMRLHAATSEAMMTRRDPHVNMLRTTVACFAAGVGGADAVTVAPFDSAVGLPDDFARRIARNTQSLLIEESHLARVVDPAGGSFYVEALTRDLYRAGWAFFRELEAEGGAAEAVEHGLLRERVDAVWTRRRLDLAHRRSPLTGVSEFPNADEVPLVRPADPSRPPAPVPGGFPVRRYADDYEALRDRSDARAGDTGRRPTAFLATLGPVAAHTARASFAANLLAAGGVASHEPGPLDGAAAVAEAFAASGSRVAVLCSSDAVYAEQAEDAARALRRAGALRILLAGAPDDSYREAGVDAFAHRGCDAVALLTDLVDVLLTDPPAPSATAEGAHA